A window from Spiroplasma endosymbiont of Aspidapion aeneum encodes these proteins:
- a CDS encoding rhodanese-like domain-containing protein: MKSIWITAEEFIDVKNEAYIIDVRSTQEHSSLPIIPGSINIPIDELINHKIKELKDNFKSDKLIITYCNAGNRSSQACDFLRENGFSNAYVLRHGVYGFLKYIK, from the coding sequence ATGAAATCGATATGAATAACAGCGGAAGAGTTTATAGATGTTAAAAATGAAGCCTATATAATAGATGTTAGAAGTACGCAAGAACATAGTTCGCTTCCAATTATTCCGGGTAGTATAAATATTCCGATCGATGAATTAATTAATCACAAAATAAAGGAGCTTAAAGATAATTTTAAAAGCGATAAATTAATAATAACATATTGTAATGCTGGGAATAGATCATCGCAAGCATGTGATTTTTTAAGAGAGAACGGATTTTCAAATGCTTATGTATTAAGACATGGTGTTTATGGTTTTCTTAAATATATAAAATAA
- a CDS encoding APC family permease, translated as MKNLEDDKKFNLVELIWLGFNYTCGIAFTAVFATLMIGSTGALGLGGHMIWIFLVEGLIAGTCAWSFAKLSNIHKPGNGAAYIYVRTTFGRFAGWMISFMQYTTLPIIVTSQIVSIVRLNFVGSNTFLDQKNWLNIGVWANLFWDLIGIFIYCAACCVVFLSMRLIKKFLNWSSYIKWGSSLLLVITLIIVFAMNGTTVWDKNMSDNSKLTLSSFSVAFTSCFFFFLGFETFSTMGKNVMNPEKNIGKAIIWIMGLAIIFYVIITALFLGCLLSYSSNPNLQIFEGLKKHGSWIYYCGVILMLICTVSLKLNAGMQNSLYSGAILEPFAKEGLISTKYQELNKDGIATKASLLNLFITIIFALIWLIIPDIIQGCLNSNDAVFSFSAITGEASMVMLFIYLAVIIVSIKLAFTKKMKTNWFEKAIWIFATIFIIFQIVEFFIGIGNDISTSSHSLSLTITSKDVIDGATSNGQSLTQYMHKIRNSAISTLLSSILEVGFIIGVFVFGVIWYRIKYLPIYKKRLKEDPKLQEELDMEFSIIPLKENYVD; from the coding sequence ATGAAAAATTTAGAGGATGATAAGAAGTTTAACCTTGTAGAATTAATATGGTTAGGTTTTAATTATACCTGTGGTATAGCATTTACAGCTGTATTTGCGACACTAATGATCGGTTCGACAGGTGCATTAGGTCTGGGTGGCCATATGATTTGAATATTTCTTGTTGAAGGACTTATTGCTGGAACTTGTGCATGGTCATTTGCAAAGTTATCAAATATTCATAAGCCTGGAAATGGGGCGGCCTATATATATGTTAGAACAACATTTGGCAGATTTGCCGGGTGAATGATATCTTTTATGCAATATACAACTTTGCCAATAATAGTTACATCACAAATTGTTTCAATTGTAAGACTTAACTTTGTTGGTTCAAACACGTTTTTGGACCAGAAAAATTGACTAAATATTGGAGTATGAGCAAATCTATTTTGGGATTTAATAGGAATTTTTATTTATTGCGCAGCTTGCTGTGTTGTATTTTTGAGTATGAGGCTAATTAAAAAATTTCTAAATTGATCTAGCTATATTAAATGAGGGTCAAGCCTATTATTAGTTATTACACTTATTATTGTGTTTGCAATGAATGGAACAACGGTCTGGGATAAAAACATGTCCGATAACTCAAAGTTAACTTTAAGTTCATTCTCAGTTGCTTTTACGTCATGTTTTTTCTTCTTTTTAGGTTTTGAAACTTTTTCAACTATGGGTAAAAATGTTATGAATCCTGAGAAAAACATTGGGAAAGCAATTATATGAATAATGGGGTTGGCTATAATATTTTATGTTATAATAACAGCGCTTTTTTTAGGTTGTTTACTGTCATACAGTTCAAATCCAAATTTGCAAATATTTGAAGGACTTAAAAAACATGGAAGTTGAATATACTACTGTGGTGTTATTTTAATGTTAATATGTACAGTTTCATTAAAATTAAATGCTGGAATGCAAAATTCTTTGTACTCCGGCGCTATACTTGAACCATTTGCAAAAGAAGGATTAATTTCTACAAAATACCAAGAATTGAACAAAGATGGTATTGCAACAAAGGCTTCTCTTCTTAATCTATTTATAACAATTATATTTGCATTAATATGGTTAATTATTCCAGACATAATTCAAGGATGTTTGAATTCTAATGATGCTGTGTTCTCATTTTCTGCAATAACAGGTGAAGCATCAATGGTTATGTTGTTTATATATTTGGCAGTTATAATTGTATCAATAAAATTAGCTTTTACTAAGAAAATGAAAACTAATTGATTTGAGAAGGCTATATGAATATTTGCAACTATATTTATTATATTCCAAATAGTTGAGTTTTTTATTGGCATAGGAAATGATATTTCTACATCTTCTCATTCACTATCCTTAACAATAACATCTAAGGATGTAATAGACGGTGCCACAAGCAATGGACAATCACTGACACAATATATGCACAAAATAAGAAATAGCGCTATTTCTACTTTGTTATCATCAATCTTAGAGGTTGGTTTTATAATTGGGGTATTTGTATTTGGAGTGATATGATATAGAATTAAATACCTTCCAATATACAAAAAAAGATTAAAAGAGGACCCAAAACTACAAGAGGAATTAGACATGGAATTTTCTATTATTCCATTAAAAGAAAATTATGTTGATTAA